A window from Glandiceps talaboti chromosome 15, keGlaTala1.1, whole genome shotgun sequence encodes these proteins:
- the LOC144446957 gene encoding uncharacterized protein LOC144446957 — MKKPFTFIAFVCLVSLFGVCEAKFGDTISLSYSSSNCGGTEITKGGKLSGFISSFVSDREFECEVTVKSSDNNHRFYIHFKNFDLRANSYCGDQKLEFYDGASRSSQTLTAYPGLCRRPSHGYDYLPDPIRTSGNTFTVYLYHQADAPDADFDIYFAAYNPLGDDDCFVCGEMAEPICIDSSLKCDYTKNCPDASDESMYNGGGCDYTSDTSSSLTIVYVMIPVIILIVACHVGLIVLCRYRWYAGQRRTPIVFGAGAVNQPPHITGSHPQQPNNPAVYPPQGSYPQQPPPAYPTHGYEQQPAPPYPPPPPPPQEEYLRQPSAPTAYPTHQGNFGGYPQQPSPSVNYNARLEKTDI, encoded by the exons ATGAAAAAGCCATTTACATTTATTGCATTTGTCTGCCTCGTGTCACTTTTTGGTGTCTGTGAAGCTAAGTTTGGAGACACAA TTTCACTTAGCTACTCTAGTTCTAATTGTGGTGGCACGGAAATAACAAAAGGTGGAAAGCTAAGTGGTTTTATTTCAAGTTTCGTATCAGACAGAGAGTTTGAATGCGAAGTCACTGTAAAATCAAGTGATAACAATCACAGGTTCTATATACATTTCAAGAATTTTGACCTACGGGCTAACAGCTATTGTGGCGATCAGAAACTGGAATTTTACGACGGAGCTAGTCGTAGTAGTCAAACGCTGACTGCGTACCCCGGACTTTGTCGTCGTCCGAGCCATGGTTATGATTACTTGCCTGATCCTATTAGAACctctggtaatacatttaccgTATACCTGTACCACCAAGCAGATGCCCCGGATGcagattttgacatttatttcgCTGCATACAATCCCCTTGGTG ATGATGATTGCTTTGTGTGTGGTGAAATGGCGGAACCTATCTGCATTGATTCTTCCCTCAAGTGCGATTACACCAAGAATTGTCCTGATGCATCTGATGAGTCTATGTACAATGGGGGTGGCTGTG ACTACACATCGGATACGAGTTCGAGTTTGACCATCGTCTACGTCATGATACCAGTTATTATACTTATAGTGGCATGTCATGTTGGTTTAATTGTGCTTTGCCGCTATCGGTGGTATGCTGGCCAGCGACGAACGCCAATCGTATTCGGCGCTGGTGCAGTCAACCAGCCTCCACACATAACGGGGTCACATCctcaacagccaaataatccgGCTGTATATCCCCCTCAGGGGAGCTACCCACAACAACCTCCACCAGCATACCCAACACATGGATATGAACAACAACCGGCACCTCCTTAtcctcctcctccccctcctCCTCAAGAAGAATATTTACGACAGCCATCTGCACCCACTGCATACCCAACGCACCAAGGAAACTTTGGGGGGTATCCACAACAACCATCACCAAGTGTCAACTATAATGCTAGACTAGAAAAAACAGACATTTAG